The following are from one region of the Candidatus Dadabacteria bacterium genome:
- the trpB gene encoding tryptophan synthase subunit beta: protein MGKTNRKYSYPDVGGHFGDFGGRYVSETLMPALIELQKGYEEAAADKTFHEEIDYYLKHYVGRPTPLYYARAMTESLGGAKIYLKREDLAHTGAHKINNTIGQAVLCERMGKQRIIAETGAGQHGVATATVAALMNKECVIYMGEEDTKRQELNVFRMKLLGAEVMPVGSGTKTLKDAMNEAMRDWVTNVRNTFYIIGSVAGPHPYPMMVRDFQSVIGREAREQILAAEGRLPDTLVACVGGGSNAMGLFFPFIEKQGVRKIGVEAAGHGIESDLHSATITAGSVGVLHGSKTYLLQDADGQVKGAHSVAAGLDYPGVGPEHSYFQDSDKVEYVSVTDEEALSAFSFLSEVEGIIPALETAHAVAHVRKIAPSMSHEQIIVICLSGRGDKDIHTASSFM from the coding sequence ATGGGCAAAACTAACCGGAAATACAGCTACCCTGACGTGGGGGGTCATTTCGGGGATTTCGGTGGCCGCTACGTCTCGGAAACCCTGATGCCGGCTCTGATAGAGCTTCAGAAGGGCTACGAGGAGGCCGCGGCGGACAAGACCTTTCACGAGGAGATCGATTACTACCTGAAGCACTACGTGGGGCGGCCCACCCCGCTTTACTACGCCCGCGCGATGACTGAGAGCCTCGGCGGCGCCAAGATTTACCTTAAAAGAGAGGATCTCGCCCACACGGGAGCACACAAGATAAACAACACGATAGGCCAAGCGGTTCTCTGCGAGAGAATGGGCAAGCAGAGGATAATAGCCGAAACCGGGGCGGGACAGCACGGAGTTGCAACGGCCACTGTAGCCGCACTTATGAACAAGGAGTGCGTGATATACATGGGGGAGGAGGACACCAAGCGCCAGGAACTAAACGTTTTCCGCATGAAGCTTCTGGGTGCCGAGGTAATGCCCGTTGGCTCGGGCACGAAGACGCTTAAAGACGCCATGAACGAGGCCATGAGAGACTGGGTCACTAACGTCAGAAACACTTTCTATATAATAGGAAGCGTCGCCGGTCCCCATCCCTACCCGATGATGGTAAGGGATTTCCAGTCAGTAATCGGACGCGAGGCGAGGGAGCAGATACTCGCCGCGGAAGGAAGGCTCCCCGACACCCTTGTTGCCTGCGTTGGAGGCGGCTCAAACGCCATGGGTCTTTTCTTTCCCTTTATAGAGAAGCAGGGCGTGCGCAAAATCGGTGTTGAAGCAGCGGGCCACGGAATTGAGAGTGATCTGCATTCGGCGACCATAACAGCGGGCTCCGTAGGGGTTCTTCACGGAAGCAAAACCTACCTGCTTCAGGACGCTGACGGCCAGGTGAAAGGCGCTCACTCTGTTGCAGCCGGGCTTGATTACCCGGGCGTGGGCCCAGAGCATTCGTATTTTCAGGACTCGGACAAGGTTGAGTATGTGTCCGTTACGGACGAAGAGGCCCTTTCTGCGTTTTCCTTTCTCTCGGAAGTTGAGGGAATAATACCCGCACTTGAGACCGCTCACGCCGTCGCCCATGTGCGCAAGATCGCTCCCTCGATGTCCCACGAGCAGATTATCGTTATCTGTCTTTCGGGCAGGGGGGATAAAGACATACATACAGCTTCTTCTTTTATGTGA
- a CDS encoding phosphoribosylanthranilate isomerase, with protein MTRVKVCGITNLEDALCAVRLGASALGFIFYEKSPRFITPREAGEVIRQIPPFVTKVGVFVNAEAASLREAKEIAGFDVYQFHGDETPGFCAAFGEGYIKVIRVKNADSLDTIDLYDTDTFLFDTYSPDAYGGTGENFSWDVLARRKLEDKFVILSGGLNPDNVRDAIRAVGPYAIDVSSGVESFPGIKDHTKLERFMEAVSDGQN; from the coding sequence ATGACTAGAGTAAAAGTGTGCGGGATAACTAACTTGGAAGACGCTCTCTGCGCCGTGCGGCTCGGAGCCTCGGCGCTCGGTTTTATTTTCTATGAGAAAAGCCCGAGGTTCATTACGCCCCGCGAGGCAGGAGAGGTGATCAGGCAGATTCCCCCGTTTGTAACGAAAGTGGGGGTTTTCGTTAACGCTGAAGCGGCTTCCCTGCGCGAGGCAAAGGAGATCGCGGGTTTTGACGTCTACCAATTCCATGGAGACGAGACCCCTGGGTTCTGCGCCGCGTTCGGCGAGGGCTACATAAAGGTCATAAGGGTAAAAAACGCAGACAGTCTTGATACGATCGATCTATACGATACGGACACTTTTCTTTTCGACACTTACTCTCCCGACGCCTACGGGGGGACGGGAGAGAATTTTTCGTGGGACGTTCTCGCTCGCCGGAAACTTGAGGACAAATTCGTTATACTTTCCGGAGGACTTAACCCGGATAACGTGCGCGATGCCATACGGGCGGTAGGTCCCTACGCCATTGACGTAAGTTCCGGGGTTGAGAGTTTCCCGGGGATAAAAGACCATACGAAGCTTGAGAGGTTCATGGAGGCTGTGAGTGATGGGCAAAACTAA
- a CDS encoding response regulator transcription factor → MEKLIAVVDDEKDILNLITHHLKREGYQVKSFQSGKDFLLYINSVPPDLVLLDIMLPGLDGLEICRILKSKTSTESIPIIMITAKSTEADIVVGLELGADDYIVKPFRTRELVARVKSILRRYAMKDPGDGTLRVGPLSINPASYEVSVYSRKIDLTTTEFRILETLGEAEGKVFTRDQLLKRKTLWGDERVVFDRTIDVHIKNLREKLGSAGKMIKTVRGIGYKLEEIQTA, encoded by the coding sequence ATGGAAAAGCTCATAGCGGTAGTAGATGACGAAAAGGACATACTCAACCTTATAACCCACCACCTGAAGCGCGAGGGGTATCAGGTAAAGTCCTTTCAGAGCGGAAAGGATTTTCTGCTCTACATAAATTCCGTCCCGCCGGACCTGGTGCTGCTTGACATAATGCTCCCCGGCCTAGACGGCTTGGAGATCTGCAGGATCCTGAAAAGCAAGACCTCCACTGAATCTATACCAATAATAATGATCACCGCGAAATCCACCGAGGCCGACATAGTCGTGGGCCTCGAACTAGGCGCTGATGACTACATAGTGAAGCCCTTCCGTACCCGTGAGCTTGTCGCCAGGGTGAAAAGCATCTTGAGAAGATACGCGATGAAAGATCCTGGAGACGGAACGCTTCGAGTCGGTCCCCTCAGCATAAACCCCGCAAGCTATGAAGTATCCGTTTATTCACGGAAAATCGACCTCACCACAACTGAGTTCAGAATACTCGAGACCCTAGGGGAAGCGGAAGGAAAGGTGTTCACCCGCGATCAGCTGCTGAAAAGAAAGACGCTGTGGGGAGACGAAAGGGTGGTTTTTGACAGGACCATAGACGTCCACATAAAAAACCTGAGAGAGAAACTGGGTTCCGCCGGTAAGATGATAAAGACTGTGAGAGGAATCGGTTACAAACTAGAAGAGATCCAAACAGCTTGA
- a CDS encoding PAS domain-containing protein codes for MKIFRKHFLYLLCIAAAAALLAVLLPPGRGPLGYIIYVFAFVVFGFILSWIIERDILKDFSRISKALEHLPEKQKKARKTGRKVGGFDTGVSISISELSERISLQMQSAEREGNQLKSIIESMWEGVIIISREEELLLLNDTAKEMFAIDDAAIGRPYMETVRNPDLQALISRMQRKKKSATQEISVLYPQERSYLVSVRVSPRYREIVVVIFDITEFKNLERIKADFVANVSHELRTPLTSIKGYIETLLDKSYDTNAEKKKFLEIIEENTDRLIAIASDLLVLSELESGETDTQDSRKGDEEIDIRETILRSVGSLDSLFSKNRVNLSLEIEDGMPPYRANRFLVERMLINLVENSAKYTPADGSVSVRASAQNGSLRIEIEDSGIGIPPEHHERIFERFYRVDKNRSREIGGTGLGLSIVKHIVIQHGGTIALRSTEGEGSTFTVELPHRDQ; via the coding sequence TTGAAGATATTCAGAAAACATTTTCTATACCTGCTTTGCATAGCCGCCGCCGCGGCCCTGCTCGCGGTGCTGCTTCCCCCCGGGCGCGGCCCCCTCGGCTACATCATTTACGTGTTCGCGTTTGTCGTGTTCGGATTCATCCTCTCCTGGATCATCGAAAGGGATATTCTCAAGGACTTTTCAAGGATATCAAAGGCACTTGAGCATTTGCCCGAAAAGCAGAAAAAGGCCCGGAAGACGGGCCGCAAGGTAGGCGGCTTTGACACGGGGGTTTCGATCTCCATAAGCGAACTCTCAGAGAGAATTTCCCTTCAGATGCAGTCAGCTGAGAGAGAGGGAAACCAGCTTAAAAGCATAATCGAATCCATGTGGGAAGGGGTCATAATAATATCGAGGGAAGAGGAACTGCTGCTTCTAAACGACACCGCGAAGGAAATGTTCGCAATAGACGACGCGGCCATCGGACGACCCTACATGGAAACCGTGAGAAACCCCGACCTCCAGGCGCTTATCTCCCGGATGCAGCGGAAGAAAAAATCGGCCACCCAGGAAATATCCGTGCTCTACCCCCAAGAAAGATCATATCTTGTGAGCGTCCGCGTGAGTCCACGCTACAGGGAAATCGTGGTAGTGATATTTGACATCACGGAATTCAAAAACCTTGAGCGTATAAAGGCGGATTTCGTGGCGAACGTCTCCCATGAGCTCAGAACCCCGCTTACGTCCATAAAGGGATACATTGAAACCCTTCTTGATAAAAGCTACGACACAAACGCGGAGAAAAAAAAATTTCTCGAGATAATAGAGGAGAACACCGACAGGCTCATAGCCATAGCCTCAGATCTGCTCGTGCTCTCCGAGCTTGAAAGCGGGGAAACCGATACTCAGGACTCAAGGAAGGGGGACGAAGAAATCGATATAAGGGAAACGATCCTTCGCTCCGTGGGTTCGCTTGACTCCCTTTTCTCGAAAAACAGAGTCAATCTTTCCCTTGAGATAGAAGACGGCATGCCCCCTTACAGGGCAAACAGGTTCCTCGTGGAGCGCATGTTGATTAACCTCGTTGAGAACTCGGCCAAGTACACTCCCGCCGACGGTTCCGTTTCTGTCCGCGCCTCGGCACAAAACGGCTCCCTCCGCATAGAGATTGAGGATAGCGGAATTGGAATTCCCCCGGAGCACCACGAGAGGATATTCGAGAGGTTCTACAGGGTGGATAAGAACCGCTCGAGGGAAATAGGGGGGACGGGGTTAGGCCTCAGCATAGTAAAACACATAGTGATACAGCACGGGGGAACCATAGCCCTCAGAAGTACAGAAGGCGAGGGGAGCACTTTTACGGTCGAGCTTCCGCACCGCGATCAGTGA
- the phoU gene encoding phosphate signaling complex protein PhoU has protein sequence MKRSRMIKYEEELVLLNKKLLEMASLVESMIAKSIKALREGNMILAQEVISTDDQVNAMEIEIDNLCVKILALYQPEAKDLRTVTMIMKVNNDLERIGDHASSISRMALFMADYPPIKPLVDIPKMADKAMEMLRESLDAFIRRDAKLAVAVCQKDDEVDNYEPQIVRELITFVMSDPSTLNRALRYIYVARHIERVADLATNIAEDAYYIATGEVLKHQHTSEMN, from the coding sequence ATGAAGCGATCACGGATGATAAAGTACGAAGAGGAACTCGTGCTTCTTAACAAGAAACTGCTTGAGATGGCGTCGCTCGTCGAAAGCATGATCGCCAAGAGCATAAAGGCCCTCAGGGAGGGTAACATGATCCTTGCGCAGGAAGTGATCAGCACCGACGATCAGGTAAACGCCATGGAGATCGAGATAGACAATCTTTGCGTAAAGATCCTGGCTCTTTACCAGCCCGAGGCCAAGGATCTTCGGACCGTCACCATGATAATGAAGGTTAACAACGATCTCGAGAGGATAGGGGATCACGCCTCTAGCATCTCGAGAATGGCCCTTTTCATGGCCGACTACCCGCCGATAAAGCCGCTTGTGGACATTCCCAAGATGGCCGATAAGGCGATGGAGATGCTGAGAGAGAGCCTCGATGCGTTTATAAGGCGGGACGCGAAGCTGGCAGTCGCGGTATGCCAGAAAGACGACGAGGTCGATAACTACGAGCCCCAGATAGTAAGGGAACTCATAACCTTCGTGATGTCGGACCCTTCCACGCTTAACAGGGCACTTCGCTACATCTATGTCGCAAGACACATTGAGAGAGTGGCGGATCTCGCGACGAACATAGCTGAGGACGCCTATTACATAGCCACCGGAGAGGTGCTTAAGCATCAGCACACTTCGGAGATGAACTAA
- a CDS encoding phosphate ABC transporter ATP-binding protein — translation MERQEFRAPEINGAAPAPKARKQEKAKPVPDPLVEVEDLSLFYGAKQALRDINMNIPRRHVTAFIGPSGCGKSTMLRCFNRLNDLIDDCRVEGEISINGKSIFDPDVDITDLRKRVGMVFQKSNPFPKSIYENVAYGARIAGIKKKSVLDDIVEKNLKRAALWDEVNDRLSDSAMSLSGGQQQRLCIARAIAVEPDVLLMDEPCSALDPVATAKIEDLVTELKSKFTIVIVTHNMQQAARVSDYTAFMYIGDIVEFDTTEKIFLNPAKKHTEDYVSGKFG, via the coding sequence ATGGAGAGACAAGAATTCAGAGCCCCAGAGATAAACGGAGCCGCCCCGGCTCCCAAGGCCAGAAAACAAGAGAAGGCAAAGCCCGTCCCCGATCCCTTGGTCGAAGTCGAAGACCTGAGCCTTTTTTACGGTGCAAAGCAGGCCCTTCGGGACATCAACATGAATATCCCAAGAAGACATGTAACGGCGTTTATAGGCCCTTCGGGCTGTGGCAAATCCACGATGCTTCGCTGCTTTAACCGCTTAAACGATCTCATTGACGACTGCAGGGTCGAAGGGGAGATATCGATTAACGGCAAAAGCATATTCGACCCCGACGTCGACATCACCGATCTTAGAAAAAGGGTCGGCATGGTATTTCAGAAATCAAACCCGTTTCCGAAGTCAATCTACGAAAACGTTGCTTACGGGGCGAGGATAGCGGGGATCAAGAAAAAATCTGTTCTTGATGATATCGTAGAGAAGAACCTCAAGCGCGCAGCCCTCTGGGACGAGGTAAATGACAGGCTTAGCGACAGCGCCATGAGCCTCTCGGGAGGCCAGCAGCAAAGACTCTGCATCGCAAGGGCCATAGCGGTTGAACCGGACGTGCTCTTGATGGATGAGCCGTGCTCGGCGCTCGATCCCGTAGCCACGGCCAAGATAGAGGATCTGGTTACGGAGCTTAAAAGCAAGTTCACCATAGTGATCGTGACCCACAACATGCAGCAGGCCGCCCGGGTTTCGGATTACACGGCCTTTATGTACATAGGTGACATAGTGGAGTTTGACACCACGGAGAAGATATTCCTTAACCCCGCCAAAAAGCACACCGAAGACTACGTTTCGGGCAAGTTCGGCTAG
- the pstA gene encoding phosphate ABC transporter permease PstA, translated as MPRFWKAGDAYIWISGLALMITLVMIGGLLFLIATKGLGSMWPADIGRYTLRDGSVYLGQLHARESVRGQDGASGSESRIKLKIGNRDLYGLDFRWIDEVDIASRDYPRDAVVLERREWGDYHGYLKEIRREGRVIPGGNPEAFTILDDLIRDANRIHTKILKIEKGEIGDINYGIERQRLKLRGLSMRGEDNPVKEAEYRLRIKEYEQRYKASEAKLEALYSELNRNEAVMLSADGNEKVIPLGKIVMAYRPNDMGFAEKAGFYVKRFWGFITDNPREANTEGGIFPAIFGTVLMVLIMSIVVMPFGIVAALYLREYARQGVMVRIVRICVNNLAGVPSIVFGVFGVGFFLYGIGGIIDTVFFKEALPSPTFGTGGILWASLTLALLTVPVVIVATEEGLAAVPRNIREGSLALGATKFETTWKVVIPSALPAILTGLILAVARATGEVAPLMITGVVKLAPDLPIDGHFPFLHLERKFMHLGFHIYDLGFQSPNAEAAKPMVFMTAFLLILIVVVLNITAIIIRNRLRKKYATSAV; from the coding sequence ATGCCTAGGTTCTGGAAAGCAGGCGACGCCTACATTTGGATATCGGGCCTTGCTCTCATGATCACGCTTGTGATGATAGGGGGGCTTTTGTTTCTGATAGCCACAAAGGGCTTGGGTTCGATGTGGCCGGCGGACATCGGGCGCTACACGCTCAGGGACGGCTCTGTCTACCTGGGGCAGCTTCACGCGAGGGAATCCGTGCGGGGACAAGACGGCGCGAGCGGTTCGGAGTCCCGCATCAAGCTTAAGATAGGAAACAGGGATCTCTACGGCCTTGACTTCAGATGGATAGACGAGGTGGACATAGCGTCGCGAGACTATCCCCGCGACGCCGTGGTGCTTGAGCGACGCGAATGGGGAGATTATCACGGCTACCTAAAGGAGATAAGGAGGGAAGGGCGGGTTATCCCGGGCGGGAATCCCGAAGCTTTCACCATTCTTGATGATCTAATACGTGACGCAAACAGGATACATACCAAGATACTCAAGATAGAGAAAGGTGAGATAGGGGACATAAACTACGGGATCGAGCGGCAACGCCTCAAGCTCAGGGGACTTTCCATGCGCGGAGAGGATAACCCGGTGAAGGAGGCTGAGTATCGCCTGAGAATAAAAGAGTACGAGCAGCGCTACAAGGCAAGCGAGGCTAAGCTTGAAGCGCTGTATTCGGAACTTAACAGAAACGAGGCGGTGATGCTCTCAGCGGATGGAAACGAGAAGGTGATACCGCTTGGGAAAATCGTCATGGCTTATCGCCCAAACGACATGGGATTTGCGGAGAAAGCCGGTTTTTACGTAAAGAGGTTCTGGGGATTTATTACCGATAACCCGAGGGAGGCGAACACCGAGGGTGGAATCTTCCCCGCCATTTTCGGCACGGTGCTCATGGTGCTGATCATGAGCATAGTGGTCATGCCTTTCGGAATCGTAGCGGCGCTTTATCTGCGGGAGTACGCTAGGCAGGGAGTGATGGTGAGGATAGTCAGAATATGCGTTAATAACCTTGCCGGGGTTCCCTCGATAGTGTTCGGGGTTTTCGGAGTGGGATTTTTTCTCTACGGAATAGGGGGCATAATCGATACGGTGTTTTTCAAGGAAGCTCTCCCAAGTCCGACTTTCGGCACGGGAGGCATACTGTGGGCGTCGCTTACCCTGGCTCTTCTCACTGTTCCGGTGGTGATAGTTGCGACCGAGGAGGGGCTTGCGGCAGTTCCGAGAAACATAAGGGAAGGTTCGCTTGCACTTGGGGCCACTAAGTTTGAGACTACCTGGAAAGTAGTTATACCGAGCGCGCTTCCGGCCATACTCACGGGTCTTATCCTCGCGGTCGCCCGGGCCACTGGGGAGGTGGCACCGCTTATGATAACGGGGGTCGTTAAGCTTGCGCCTGATCTTCCCATAGACGGGCACTTCCCCTTCCTTCATCTCGAGAGAAAGTTCATGCATCTCGGATTCCACATATACGATCTCGGCTTTCAGTCTCCAAACGCCGAGGCTGCGAAACCCATGGTGTTTATGACCGCGTTTCTGCTCATACTGATAGTGGTTGTTCTTAACATAACGGCGATAATAATAAGAAACAGGCTGAGGAAAAAATATGCGACTTCCGCGGTGTAG
- a CDS encoding ABC transporter permease subunit, which produces MSSNKTDELGIEESSKQKQIRRRKLYDRLARHVVFVGGAGIIFCIIAILFFIGIEAVPLWKSPEKKLETVSEMWDRLGPGAAADKIRIFDVGVDEHREQFFTVDSLGSVRFFALEEEPKLLETHTISHKTAGYTSFYKAQSNTSYAIADREGRVVPFDVSFRVEFREGTERTIVSKVREGEALQITGEPIEIFAYQSSPETGTPVVAAYTASGRLLTYAEVEEEGFLGESETEIFTADLTGELEGAAVTGVQIDSETENLYVSTENGKLYHWSLSDPSSPELKSTLAATANPGVAVTEIGFLLGHRSLIVGDAAGNVSVWFETTGGGGESKLMKIHVLPPLPAAVDRFSASQRGRGFLASDISGNISLYQATSATKQLDFPGGGAPYAGLTFSPKANGVVAVDSDMVLSSYYLDNPHPETNFRTLFGKIWYEGYDRPRYVWQSTGGTDEFEPKFSLTPLAYGTLKGAIYTMILSIPLAVLAAICVSQFLHPSIRNVVKPVIEVMAALPSVVLGFLAGLWLAPLLENIFVAIVVMPFIVIGLTLVMLFLWHRFPFSFSGRFRVGAELFTLVGVIGIAAALSLWLNGPLESLIFAGDFKDWFFRLFDLRYDQRNMLVVGFAMGFTVIPIIFTISEDALSSVPRTLSAGSLALGANRWQTAMRIVVPAASAGIFSAVMIGFGRAVGETMIVLMATGNTPVMDWSFFNGFRALSANIAVELPEAPHGGTLYRVLFLTAILLFVVTFLLNTLAEILSQRLRRKYAQSDA; this is translated from the coding sequence TTGTCAAGCAATAAAACTGACGAGCTTGGAATCGAAGAGAGTTCCAAGCAAAAGCAGATACGGAGAAGAAAGCTCTACGACAGGCTGGCAAGGCACGTGGTATTTGTCGGCGGCGCGGGAATCATTTTCTGCATCATAGCGATACTTTTTTTTATAGGAATCGAAGCTGTTCCTCTCTGGAAAAGCCCCGAGAAAAAACTTGAAACCGTCTCGGAGATGTGGGACCGCTTGGGCCCCGGGGCGGCTGCCGACAAAATACGTATTTTCGATGTGGGGGTGGATGAGCACAGGGAACAGTTCTTCACTGTAGACTCCCTTGGGTCCGTTCGTTTTTTTGCCCTTGAAGAAGAACCCAAGCTCCTTGAGACCCACACGATTTCCCACAAGACAGCTGGCTATACCTCTTTTTATAAGGCTCAAAGCAACACGTCCTACGCGATTGCCGACAGGGAGGGTCGCGTAGTGCCTTTCGATGTCAGCTTCAGGGTGGAGTTCCGCGAAGGGACGGAAAGGACCATAGTGTCAAAAGTGAGGGAGGGAGAAGCTCTCCAGATAACGGGGGAACCCATAGAAATCTTTGCCTACCAGAGTTCGCCCGAGACCGGGACCCCCGTGGTCGCGGCCTACACGGCGTCCGGGCGTCTTCTCACCTACGCTGAGGTCGAGGAGGAAGGGTTTTTGGGGGAGAGTGAAACGGAGATATTCACGGCTGATCTTACCGGGGAACTTGAAGGAGCCGCGGTAACCGGAGTGCAGATCGATTCCGAAACTGAAAACCTCTATGTCTCAACGGAGAACGGGAAGCTTTATCACTGGTCGCTTTCAGATCCGTCTTCTCCGGAACTCAAATCCACGCTTGCGGCTACCGCGAATCCCGGGGTGGCAGTTACTGAAATAGGGTTCCTTCTGGGTCACCGTTCGCTCATTGTCGGTGATGCCGCGGGAAACGTGAGCGTGTGGTTTGAAACTACGGGCGGTGGCGGGGAAAGCAAGCTTATGAAGATACACGTCCTCCCCCCGCTTCCCGCTGCGGTCGACAGGTTTTCCGCGTCACAGAGGGGAAGGGGCTTTCTTGCTTCCGACATCTCGGGAAACATCTCGCTTTACCAGGCGACTTCCGCCACAAAGCAGCTTGATTTTCCGGGCGGAGGAGCTCCTTATGCCGGACTTACCTTCTCTCCGAAGGCGAACGGGGTGGTGGCCGTGGATTCGGACATGGTGCTTTCAAGCTATTATCTTGACAACCCGCATCCCGAGACGAACTTCCGTACTCTTTTCGGAAAAATATGGTATGAGGGCTATGACAGGCCCCGCTACGTGTGGCAGTCGACGGGGGGAACCGACGAGTTCGAACCCAAGTTCAGCCTGACGCCGCTTGCCTATGGAACCCTCAAGGGCGCCATATACACGATGATACTTTCAATACCGCTTGCGGTCCTCGCGGCAATCTGCGTTTCGCAGTTTCTCCATCCCTCGATAAGAAATGTTGTTAAGCCTGTTATAGAGGTGATGGCGGCGCTTCCGAGCGTGGTGCTCGGCTTTCTCGCGGGCCTCTGGCTTGCGCCGCTGCTTGAGAACATCTTCGTTGCGATCGTGGTGATGCCGTTTATAGTGATCGGCCTTACGCTTGTGATGCTTTTTCTCTGGCACCGCTTTCCCTTTTCCTTCTCCGGGAGGTTCCGCGTGGGGGCCGAGCTTTTCACGCTGGTGGGCGTGATAGGAATAGCGGCCGCTCTTTCTTTGTGGTTAAACGGCCCCCTTGAGAGCCTTATTTTCGCCGGAGACTTTAAGGACTGGTTTTTCAGGCTCTTCGATCTTCGCTACGACCAGAGAAACATGCTGGTTGTGGGATTCGCGATGGGTTTTACAGTGATTCCCATCATATTCACCATCTCCGAAGACGCGCTCTCAAGCGTTCCTAGAACTCTGTCCGCGGGCTCTCTGGCCCTCGGGGCCAACAGGTGGCAGACGGCCATGAGGATAGTTGTGCCTGCGGCAAGCGCCGGCATATTCTCGGCCGTCATGATAGGTTTCGGAAGAGCCGTGGGAGAGACGATGATCGTGCTCATGGCCACTGGTAACACCCCGGTTATGGACTGGAGCTTTTTTAACGGCTTCCGGGCTCTCTCGGCCAACATCGCTGTTGAGCTTCCCGAGGCCCCGCACGGGGGAACCCTCTACAGGGTACTTTTCCTGACGGCGATTCTGCTGTTTGTGGTCACCTTTTTGCTTAACACCCTGGCGGAAATTCTAAGCCAGAGACTCAGGAGGAAGTACGCGCAGTCCGATGCCTAG
- a CDS encoding PstS family phosphate ABC transporter substrate-binding protein — protein MFVAVICALALGPVASAQTVTVDPAIPSYTKVTGVSGNIDSVGSDTMNNLMTFWCEGFAKFYPSVRCQIEGKGSSTAPPALIAGTSQFGPMSRMMKSKEIDEFEKEAGYKPTAVPTSIDALAVYVNKDNPLSCLLIKQVDAIFSKNRKCGGGSDIFTWGAAGLGGDWAGKPISVYGRNSASGTYGYFKKKALCKGDYKDTVKEQPGSSAVVQGITEDLQGIGYSGIGYKTSGVKAIEIAKSVEKGCFGPSLENIVGKKYPLGRYLYLYINKKPNEALDPLRLEFLRYILSQEGQEIVIKDGYLPLTAAKVSELRVLVGAKEVGF, from the coding sequence GTGTTTGTGGCGGTCATCTGCGCGCTCGCCCTCGGTCCGGTCGCCTCTGCCCAGACAGTCACTGTTGACCCGGCCATACCTTCCTACACTAAGGTGACGGGTGTTTCTGGAAACATAGACAGCGTGGGTTCCGACACCATGAACAATCTTATGACGTTCTGGTGCGAGGGATTCGCAAAGTTCTACCCCAGCGTTAGATGCCAGATAGAGGGCAAGGGTTCAAGTACCGCTCCTCCGGCCCTCATAGCGGGGACTTCACAGTTCGGACCCATGTCAAGAATGATGAAATCAAAAGAGATTGACGAATTTGAAAAGGAAGCCGGCTATAAGCCGACCGCGGTTCCGACGTCAATTGACGCGCTCGCGGTCTACGTAAACAAGGACAACCCGCTTAGCTGTCTCTTGATAAAGCAGGTTGATGCCATTTTCTCAAAGAACAGAAAATGCGGGGGTGGCTCCGATATTTTCACGTGGGGAGCGGCAGGACTAGGCGGCGATTGGGCCGGTAAGCCGATAAGCGTTTACGGACGAAACTCCGCGTCGGGCACCTACGGCTACTTCAAGAAGAAGGCGCTTTGCAAGGGCGACTACAAGGACACCGTCAAGGAACAGCCCGGATCCTCCGCCGTTGTGCAGGGAATCACCGAGGATCTTCAGGGTATCGGCTACAGCGGCATCGGGTACAAAACATCCGGAGTAAAGGCAATCGAGATTGCGAAGTCTGTGGAGAAGGGCTGTTTTGGTCCCAGTCTCGAAAATATTGTCGGCAAGAAGTATCCGCTTGGAAGGTACCTCTACCTCTACATTAACAAAAAACCAAATGAAGCGCTTGATCCGCTTCGCCTCGAGTTCCTCAGGTACATTCTTAGCCAGGAGGGACAGGAAATAGTCATAAAAGACGGCTATCTGCCCCTGACAGCCGCCAAAGTCTCCGAGCTCAGAGTACTTGTAGGAGCAAAGGAGGTCGGGTTCTAA